One segment of Mycolicibacterium sp. YH-1 DNA contains the following:
- a CDS encoding LamB/YcsF family protein, with protein MSAATIDLNADLGEGFGVWRLGDDEAMLDVVSSANIACGFHAGDPAGLASACRAAADRGVRIGAQVGYRDLAGFGRRFIDVSPTDLTADVIYQIGALAALAHAAGAAVSYVKPHGALYNTIVNHRAQAEAVAQAVHAVDPDLAVLGLAGSTFFDAAQSLGLRTVPEAFADRAYRPDGTLVPRTDSGAVLHDVAEIAERVAIMVDRGKLTAIDGTIIDVTVESVCVHGDSPGAVAIAHAVRDRLIADGISLAAFA; from the coding sequence GTGTCCGCCGCGACCATCGATCTCAACGCCGACCTCGGCGAGGGCTTCGGAGTCTGGCGCCTCGGCGACGACGAGGCGATGCTCGATGTGGTCTCCAGCGCCAACATCGCCTGTGGCTTCCACGCCGGTGACCCCGCAGGACTGGCCAGCGCCTGTCGCGCCGCGGCCGATCGTGGCGTGCGCATCGGCGCCCAGGTCGGCTACCGGGACCTGGCTGGCTTCGGCCGACGATTCATCGACGTCAGCCCCACCGACCTCACCGCCGACGTCATCTACCAGATCGGCGCGCTCGCGGCCTTGGCTCACGCCGCCGGCGCAGCCGTCAGCTACGTCAAACCCCATGGCGCGCTGTACAACACGATCGTCAACCACCGCGCCCAGGCCGAGGCGGTGGCGCAGGCGGTCCATGCCGTCGACCCGGATCTAGCGGTCCTCGGCCTGGCCGGGTCGACGTTCTTCGACGCGGCGCAGAGTCTGGGCCTGCGAACCGTTCCCGAGGCGTTCGCCGACCGTGCCTACCGACCCGACGGCACACTCGTGCCGCGCACCGATTCCGGCGCGGTGCTGCACGACGTCGCCGAGATCGCCGAACGCGTCGCAATCATGGTCGACCGCGGCAAGCTCACGGCCATTGACGGAACGATCATCGACGTCACGGTGGAATCGGTGTGCGTCCACGGTGATTCGCCGGGCGCCGTAGCTATCGCCCACGCCGTCCGGGACCGCCTGATCGCCGACGGCATCTCGCTCGCGGCGTTCGCCTGA
- a CDS encoding sulfurtransferase: MSSRRDDVLITATELRRLLAAGERVSLLDVRWQLAEPDGRAAHSASHLPGAVYVSLDDELSDHSVQGRGRHPLPSGAAVGQAARRWGIRPGVPVVVYDDWNRAGSSRAWWVLTAAGIPGVRILDGGLAAWTAIGGELETGTPTVQSSDVSADYDDLYLGALPTLTADGAARLGPRLVDARAPERFRGESEPVDPVAGHVPGATNVPSTSLLAADGTFLPDPDLSRALRDATGAYCGSGVTAAVVVAASAAVGSPVALFPGSWSEWSADTSRPVATGD; the protein is encoded by the coding sequence GTGAGTTCCCGCCGTGACGACGTCCTGATCACCGCGACCGAACTTCGACGGCTGCTAGCCGCGGGTGAGCGGGTGAGCCTGCTCGACGTGCGATGGCAACTCGCCGAACCCGACGGTCGTGCCGCGCACAGTGCCAGCCACCTCCCGGGTGCTGTGTACGTCTCGCTCGATGACGAGCTCAGCGACCACTCCGTGCAGGGGCGAGGCCGCCACCCGCTTCCATCGGGGGCCGCTGTGGGGCAGGCCGCGCGGCGCTGGGGCATTCGCCCGGGTGTGCCGGTGGTGGTCTACGACGACTGGAACCGTGCCGGGTCATCCCGCGCGTGGTGGGTTCTTACGGCGGCGGGCATCCCCGGTGTGCGGATTCTCGACGGGGGACTGGCTGCATGGACGGCGATCGGTGGTGAACTCGAAACCGGCACGCCCACAGTTCAATCCAGTGATGTGTCGGCCGACTACGATGATCTGTATCTCGGCGCGCTGCCCACGCTGACCGCTGACGGTGCGGCCAGGCTCGGGCCGCGCCTGGTCGATGCGCGGGCGCCGGAGCGCTTCCGCGGCGAGTCCGAACCGGTCGACCCGGTGGCCGGTCACGTTCCCGGCGCCACCAACGTGCCGAGCACGTCATTGCTGGCCGCAGACGGCACGTTCCTGCCCGATCCCGATCTGAGCCGGGCGCTGCGCGACGCGACGGGGGCGTACTGCGGATCGGGTGTGACGGCGGCGGTCGTGGTCGCGGCGTCGGCGGCGGTCGGCTCGCCGGTGGCCCTGTTCCCCGGTTCCTGGTCGGAGTGGTCTGCGGACACGTCGCGCCCGGTGGCCACCGGGGACTGA
- the rlmB gene encoding 23S rRNA (guanosine(2251)-2'-O)-methyltransferase RlmB: MAGNSQRRGAVRKAGTKKGPVVGSGGVRRGGLEARGATPPAHQRPHHPAAKRAARATRQKQGRQKAEDTTEVVLGRNPVVECLRAGVPATALYVAIGIDTDERVTESVTRAADSGIAILEVARHDLDRMSTNGLHQGIALQVPPYEYAHPDDMLASATSDVTPALLVALDNISDPRNLGAIVRSVAAFGGHGVVIPQRRSASVTAVAWRTSAGAAARLPVARATNLNRTLKSWSDAGLMVVGLDANGDTELDELQGDGPMVVVVGSEGKGLSRLVRENCDAIVSIPMAGPTESLNASVAAGVVLAEIARQRRN, translated from the coding sequence GTGGCGGGAAACTCTCAGCGGCGCGGCGCCGTACGCAAGGCAGGCACGAAGAAGGGCCCGGTAGTCGGGTCCGGTGGAGTGCGGCGAGGCGGTCTGGAGGCCAGGGGCGCCACACCGCCCGCGCATCAGCGCCCGCACCATCCGGCCGCCAAGCGCGCCGCCAGGGCAACCCGGCAGAAGCAGGGGCGGCAGAAGGCCGAGGACACCACCGAGGTCGTGCTCGGCCGTAATCCCGTCGTCGAGTGCCTGCGTGCGGGCGTGCCCGCGACCGCGCTCTACGTCGCGATTGGTATCGACACCGACGAGCGTGTCACCGAATCCGTCACGCGCGCAGCTGATTCCGGTATCGCGATCCTTGAGGTCGCGCGTCATGACCTGGACCGGATGAGCACGAATGGCCTACACCAGGGCATCGCGCTGCAGGTGCCGCCGTATGAGTACGCCCACCCCGACGACATGTTGGCGTCGGCGACCAGCGATGTCACGCCTGCCCTTCTGGTCGCGCTGGACAACATCTCCGATCCCCGCAACCTCGGTGCCATAGTGCGCTCGGTAGCGGCATTCGGCGGCCACGGCGTGGTGATACCGCAGCGCAGGTCGGCCTCGGTCACCGCGGTGGCGTGGCGCACCAGTGCCGGGGCGGCGGCGCGGCTACCCGTCGCGCGCGCCACGAACCTCAACCGCACGCTGAAGAGTTGGTCGGATGCAGGTCTGATGGTGGTCGGCCTGGACGCCAACGGTGACACCGAACTGGACGAACTCCAGGGCGATGGCCCGATGGTCGTGGTGGTCGGCTCGGAGGGCAAGGGCCTCTCGCGTCTGGTCCGGGAGAATTGCGACGCGATCGTGTCGATACCGATGGCGGGCCCGACGGAGTCGCTCAACGCCTCGGTGGCCGCGGGCGTGGTTCTGGCCGAGATCGCCCGCCAGCGCCGGAACTGA
- a CDS encoding metal ABC transporter solute-binding protein, Zn/Mn family gives METVIVIAVLITSRRRVAAALLLASPFALIACGSSGDDATRATATSDAPPCPVTPVEVVVSVDQWGEIVSELGGACANVTTLLASSSVDPHDYEPSPADAAKFGDAQLIVINGGHYDEWAAKLAASSAPGVPVVDAVELTAHDEAGHDEAGHDEAGHDEAGHDEAGHDHGAQNPHVWYDPAAVTTVSDAVTTEFKKLAPQAADYFTQRRTDLGQAFASYDEAVAAIKGSATGKTYAATEAVFDPMAAALGLQNKTPQGYQTASNNETDPSPADLNAFLSLLRDKGVDVLIYNTQTQGSVPEQIRGAAEQAGVPVVEVTETVTPGADSFEAWQVDQLTSLAKALGVDI, from the coding sequence ATGGAAACGGTTATCGTTATCGCTGTGCTGATCACCTCGCGCCGCCGCGTCGCCGCCGCCCTACTCCTGGCCTCACCGTTCGCCCTGATTGCATGTGGCAGCAGCGGGGACGATGCGACGAGGGCGACGGCGACCTCGGACGCGCCGCCGTGCCCGGTGACACCCGTCGAGGTCGTGGTCAGCGTCGACCAGTGGGGCGAGATCGTCTCTGAACTCGGCGGGGCGTGCGCGAACGTCACGACCCTGTTGGCCAGCTCATCGGTCGACCCGCACGACTACGAGCCGTCCCCGGCCGATGCCGCGAAGTTCGGTGACGCGCAGTTGATCGTCATAAACGGCGGTCACTACGACGAGTGGGCGGCCAAGCTGGCCGCCAGCTCCGCTCCCGGGGTCCCCGTGGTGGACGCCGTCGAACTCACGGCCCATGACGAGGCCGGGCACGACGAGGCCGGTCACGACGAGGCCGGGCATGACGAGGCCGGGCACGACGAGGCCGGGCACGATCACGGCGCGCAGAACCCGCACGTCTGGTACGACCCCGCGGCCGTCACGACCGTCAGCGACGCCGTCACCACGGAGTTCAAGAAGCTCGCACCGCAGGCCGCCGACTACTTCACGCAGCGGCGCACCGACCTCGGGCAGGCGTTCGCGTCGTACGACGAGGCCGTCGCCGCGATCAAGGGGTCCGCGACTGGCAAGACCTACGCCGCGACGGAGGCCGTGTTCGATCCCATGGCCGCAGCGCTCGGCCTGCAGAACAAGACCCCACAGGGCTACCAGACCGCCTCCAACAACGAGACCGACCCGTCGCCGGCTGACCTCAACGCGTTCCTGAGCTTGCTGCGCGACAAGGGTGTCGACGTGCTGATCTACAACACGCAGACACAGGGCTCGGTCCCGGAGCAGATTCGCGGCGCAGCCGAGCAAGCGGGCGTTCCGGTGGTGGAAGTGACTGAAACGGTGACACCCGGCGCGGATTCGTTCGAGGCTTGGCAGGTGGACCAACTGACTTCACTGGCCAAGGCGCTCGGTGTCGACATCTGA
- a CDS encoding substrate-binding domain-containing protein — protein sequence MSRGPMPRRRATLASLAAELKVSRTTISNAYNRPDQLSADLRERVMATAKQMGYPGPDPVARSLRTRRAGAVGLMITEPLSYWFNDPAALDFVAGLAESCEEAGQGLLLVAAGPNRTVSDGTAAVLSAGVDGFVVYSASDDDPYLPVVAQRALPLVVVDQPKDVTGASRVCIDDRAAMREIADHVIGLGHREIGLLTMRLGREWPHGERAAAVADAERVQTSHFHVQSERVHGVYDALAAAGLKPESLTVVESSEHLPTSGGIAAEVALEANPRVTALMCTADVLALSAMDQLRSRGIYVPGQMTVTGFDGIPDALARGLTTVRQPSVQKGLRAGRLLHDPPRSGLPVIEVLDTELVRGRTSGPPA from the coding sequence ATGTCCAGAGGACCAATGCCCCGCCGTCGGGCGACCCTGGCATCGTTGGCCGCCGAACTCAAGGTTTCGCGGACCACAATCTCCAATGCCTACAACCGGCCAGACCAACTGTCGGCCGATCTGCGCGAGCGTGTCATGGCTACCGCCAAGCAGATGGGCTATCCGGGCCCCGACCCCGTGGCACGCTCCCTGCGGACGCGGCGAGCGGGTGCGGTCGGCCTGATGATCACCGAACCGCTGAGCTATTGGTTCAACGATCCGGCGGCCCTCGACTTCGTGGCGGGTCTCGCCGAATCGTGTGAGGAGGCCGGTCAGGGTCTTCTCCTCGTCGCGGCGGGCCCCAACCGCACCGTGAGCGACGGCACCGCTGCGGTCCTGTCCGCCGGGGTCGACGGCTTCGTGGTGTACTCCGCATCCGACGACGACCCGTACCTTCCCGTGGTGGCGCAGCGTGCGCTGCCCCTGGTGGTCGTCGACCAGCCCAAGGACGTGACCGGCGCGTCGCGCGTCTGTATCGACGACCGCGCCGCGATGCGCGAGATCGCCGATCACGTCATCGGTCTGGGGCACCGCGAGATAGGCCTTCTCACAATGCGTCTGGGGCGGGAGTGGCCGCACGGCGAGCGCGCGGCCGCGGTGGCCGATGCCGAGCGGGTGCAGACATCGCACTTCCACGTTCAAAGTGAGCGTGTGCACGGTGTCTATGACGCCCTGGCGGCCGCGGGGCTGAAACCCGAATCGCTGACCGTCGTGGAGAGTTCCGAGCACCTCCCGACCTCGGGTGGTATCGCCGCGGAGGTGGCGCTGGAGGCCAATCCGCGCGTGACGGCGCTGATGTGCACCGCCGACGTTCTCGCGTTGTCGGCGATGGACCAACTCCGCTCGCGGGGCATCTACGTGCCAGGCCAGATGACGGTGACGGGTTTCGATGGCATCCCCGACGCGTTGGCGCGGGGCCTCACCACGGTCCGCCAGCCCAGCGTCCAGAAGGGTCTGCGGGCGGGTCGTCTGCTGCACGATCCGCCGCGCTCCGGGCTTCCGGTGATTGAGGTGCTCGACACCGAACTCGTCCGCGGTCGAACGTCCGGACCGCCTGCCTGA
- a CDS encoding Rrf2 family transcriptional regulator has translation MQLTRFTDLGLRAMMLLAAGESNDRRVTSRMIAAGAGASEHHVAKAVSRLVDLGMVNARRGRVGGLELTDAGRDASIGWLIRQLEGDREVVECGGDDPCPLIAACRLRRALNDAKEAFYSELDRHTVADLAGSPSLPIVLQTIERREHQ, from the coding sequence ATGCAGCTGACACGGTTCACCGATCTTGGCCTCCGCGCCATGATGCTGCTGGCTGCGGGTGAGTCCAATGATCGCCGCGTCACCTCCCGCATGATCGCGGCCGGCGCGGGCGCCTCTGAGCACCATGTCGCCAAGGCGGTGTCGCGCCTGGTCGATCTCGGCATGGTCAACGCCCGGCGTGGACGCGTCGGGGGACTCGAGCTCACCGATGCCGGGCGCGATGCCTCGATCGGCTGGCTGATCCGCCAGCTCGAGGGAGATCGGGAGGTCGTCGAATGCGGTGGCGACGATCCCTGCCCGCTCATCGCGGCGTGCCGGCTGCGCCGTGCGCTGAATGACGCCAAGGAGGCCTTCTACTCCGAACTCGACCGCCACACCGTCGCCGATCTCGCCGGAAGCCCAAGTCTGCCCATCGTTTTGCAAACAATCGAAAGAAGGGAACACCAATGA
- a CDS encoding metal ABC transporter permease produces MSVSVVALGYQHNWWDILTSDFMRNALVGGTLVALAAGLIGYFIIVRNSAFAAHALAHIGFPGATGAVLLGIPVTAGLAVFCVGGALVIGALGKRADEREVATGTVLAAATGLGLFFSSLATKSSSTVTNVLFGNLLAVTHQQLLTFGVGLAVIAAVVAFIYRPLLFASVNPEVAEAKGVPVRALSVIFMVLLGLSVTMAVQAVGTLLLFALVVTPAATAILITARPGSAMVLATVLAVGSVWAGLAVSAMFNVPPSFVITTIVTVIWLAVWAVGQRRGRDRSVPVPTHGGAPADI; encoded by the coding sequence ATGTCGGTATCGGTCGTGGCGCTGGGCTATCAGCACAACTGGTGGGACATCTTGACGTCGGACTTCATGCGCAACGCACTGGTCGGCGGCACGCTGGTCGCGTTGGCGGCCGGCTTGATCGGCTACTTCATCATCGTGCGCAACAGCGCGTTCGCGGCACATGCTTTGGCGCACATCGGTTTTCCGGGTGCCACCGGTGCGGTCCTGCTCGGCATTCCCGTGACGGCAGGCCTTGCGGTGTTCTGCGTCGGTGGCGCACTGGTCATCGGTGCGCTGGGCAAGCGGGCCGATGAACGCGAGGTCGCGACGGGCACCGTGCTGGCCGCGGCGACGGGCCTCGGGCTGTTCTTCAGCTCGCTGGCGACCAAGAGCAGCAGCACCGTCACCAACGTCCTGTTCGGCAATCTGCTCGCGGTGACGCATCAGCAGTTGCTGACCTTCGGTGTGGGCCTCGCGGTGATTGCCGCCGTGGTCGCCTTCATCTACCGGCCGCTGCTGTTCGCGTCGGTCAACCCCGAGGTCGCTGAGGCCAAGGGGGTGCCGGTGCGGGCGCTGTCCGTGATCTTCATGGTGCTGTTGGGGCTGTCAGTGACGATGGCCGTGCAGGCCGTCGGCACGCTGCTGTTATTTGCGCTGGTTGTGACGCCCGCGGCGACTGCGATCCTGATCACGGCGCGGCCTGGATCAGCCATGGTGCTGGCGACGGTGCTGGCGGTCGGGTCGGTGTGGGCGGGTCTGGCCGTCTCGGCGATGTTCAACGTGCCGCCGAGTTTCGTGATCACCACCATCGTGACGGTCATCTGGCTGGCGGTGTGGGCGGTTGGGCAGCGCCGCGGCCGTGACCGCAGTGTGCCGGTGCCGACACACGGCGGCGCGCCCGCCGATATCTGA
- a CDS encoding SLC13 family permease, whose amino-acid sequence MTLALVALAVVLAFALARPRGLPEALAAVPAAGLLIAAGVVSSEAALAEIARLAPVVGFLATVLVLAKLCDDEGLFHAAGVAMARRSAGDPRRLLATVFVIAAVTTAVLSLDATVVLLTPVVLATARAMRVPSRPHAYATAHLANSASLLLPVSNLTNLLAFSAAGLTFAHFTAVMTLPWLLVIGAEFVLLRWFFRRELAVPAEDDAPDIAEPPEVPVFVLSVLGLTLAGFAVTSLLDVSPAWAALGGAIVLGLRALARGRTTVVGIVAAANVPFLAFVLCLGVVVAGVMQHGLGDAMRHLLPIGTTLPALLGVAVVAALLANLVNNLPAVLVLLPLVAGAGPAAVLAVLIGVNVGPNLTYPGSLSNLLWRHVVHRDRIAAPFAEFTLVGLCTVPVTLVLGVLGLWCSVRYLGV is encoded by the coding sequence CTGACCCTGGCGCTGGTCGCGCTGGCAGTGGTGCTGGCGTTCGCACTTGCCCGTCCACGTGGCCTACCGGAGGCGTTGGCCGCCGTGCCCGCCGCGGGTCTGCTGATCGCGGCCGGTGTCGTATCGAGTGAGGCCGCACTGGCCGAGATCGCGCGCCTGGCACCGGTCGTCGGCTTCCTGGCCACGGTGCTGGTGCTGGCGAAGCTGTGCGACGACGAGGGCCTCTTCCACGCGGCGGGAGTGGCCATGGCGCGCCGCAGCGCCGGTGATCCGCGGCGCCTGCTGGCCACGGTCTTCGTGATCGCCGCCGTCACGACGGCCGTGCTCAGCCTGGATGCGACGGTAGTGCTGCTGACACCCGTGGTCCTGGCGACCGCTCGGGCCATGCGGGTGCCGTCGCGCCCGCACGCGTATGCCACCGCGCACCTGGCCAACAGCGCGTCGCTGCTGCTGCCGGTGTCCAACCTGACCAACCTGTTGGCGTTCAGCGCCGCAGGCCTGACCTTCGCTCACTTCACCGCCGTCATGACACTGCCGTGGCTCTTGGTGATCGGTGCCGAGTTCGTCCTGCTGCGGTGGTTCTTCCGGCGCGAGTTGGCGGTCCCGGCCGAGGATGACGCACCCGACATCGCTGAGCCACCGGAGGTGCCGGTTTTCGTCCTCTCCGTCCTCGGGCTCACGCTGGCCGGATTCGCCGTCACATCCCTGCTCGACGTGTCGCCGGCGTGGGCAGCCCTCGGGGGCGCGATCGTGCTTGGTCTGCGCGCACTGGCCAGGGGCCGCACCACCGTCGTCGGTATCGTGGCGGCCGCCAACGTGCCGTTCCTGGCGTTCGTGCTGTGCCTCGGTGTGGTGGTCGCCGGGGTGATGCAGCACGGGCTCGGTGACGCAATGCGCCACCTGCTGCCGATCGGCACGACGCTGCCCGCCCTGCTCGGCGTCGCCGTCGTGGCGGCGCTGCTGGCCAACCTGGTCAACAACCTGCCTGCAGTCCTGGTGCTGCTGCCACTGGTCGCCGGGGCTGGGCCTGCGGCGGTGCTGGCGGTGCTCATCGGGGTGAATGTGGGGCCGAACCTGACCTATCCCGGCTCACTGTCGAATCTGTTGTGGCGCCACGTCGTCCACCGCGACCGGATAGCCGCACCATTCGCCGAATTCACCCTGGTGGGGTTGTGCACCGTGCCGGTGACACTTGTCCTCGGCGTGCTCGGGCTGTGGTGCAGCGTGCGATACCTCGGCGTCTGA
- the bluB gene encoding 5,6-dimethylbenzimidazole synthase, which yields MTAHEFSDQERRAVYRAIAQRRDMREFVRGATVPADVLARLLAAAHAAPSVGLMQPWRFIRVTDTALRSDIHSLVDEERHRTAEALGTRSDEFLALKVEGILDCAELFVVALGEGRDRHVFGRRTLPQMDLASVSCAIQNIWLAARAEGLGLGWVSIFDPAALARLLQMPDGAEPVAILCLGPVPEFPDRPVLELEEWTIGRPLSEFVSENQWAPTATAVPPRP from the coding sequence GTGACCGCGCACGAGTTCAGCGACCAGGAACGACGCGCGGTGTACCGCGCGATCGCGCAGCGTCGCGACATGCGCGAGTTCGTTCGCGGTGCGACGGTGCCGGCCGACGTCCTGGCCCGTCTCCTGGCCGCCGCGCACGCCGCCCCCAGCGTTGGGCTGATGCAGCCGTGGCGGTTCATCCGGGTGACCGACACCGCGCTCCGCAGCGATATCCACAGCCTGGTCGATGAGGAGCGCCACCGGACCGCCGAGGCCCTGGGCACACGCAGTGACGAGTTCCTGGCGCTCAAGGTCGAGGGCATCCTGGACTGCGCCGAACTGTTCGTCGTCGCTCTCGGTGAGGGACGTGACCGGCACGTCTTCGGCCGAAGGACGTTGCCGCAGATGGATCTCGCGTCGGTGTCGTGCGCCATCCAGAACATCTGGCTCGCGGCCCGCGCCGAGGGCCTCGGGCTGGGCTGGGTGTCGATATTCGACCCCGCCGCGCTGGCACGCCTCCTGCAGATGCCCGACGGCGCGGAGCCCGTCGCGATCCTGTGCCTGGGCCCGGTTCCGGAGTTTCCGGACCGGCCGGTCCTCGAACTCGAGGAATGGACGATCGGCAGGCCGCTGTCGGAGTTCGTCTCGGAGAATCAGTGGGCGCCGACGGCGACCGCGGTACCGCCTCGGCCGTAG
- a CDS encoding MBL fold metallo-hydrolase codes for MRLRLGRPDLGDYAKHFDAPAAAPSSPLSVTWAGVTTLLIDDGTSAVLTDGFFSRPGLIAVGAGRLTPSLPRIDGSLARLGIEGLDAVLPVHSHFDHVMDSAVVAGRTGAVVVGGESTANVGRGGGLPEDRVVIATPGQPVPLGAFDVTLVEGHHCPPDRFPGSMSAPVVPPVRVSAYRCGEAWSTLIRHRPSGRSLLLVGSAGFAAGALVGHHADVVYLGIGQLGLQPESYIVDYWTETVRTVGARRVVLVHWDDFFRPLHEPLRALPYAGDDLDVSMRVLTQLAREDAVPLHLPTLWARSDPWS; via the coding sequence ATGCGCCTGCGACTCGGCAGGCCCGATCTGGGCGACTACGCCAAACACTTCGACGCGCCCGCCGCCGCACCGTCGTCGCCACTGTCCGTGACGTGGGCGGGGGTCACCACGCTGCTGATCGACGACGGCACGTCGGCCGTGCTGACCGACGGCTTCTTCTCGCGCCCCGGCCTGATCGCCGTCGGCGCCGGGCGATTGACACCGTCACTGCCCCGCATCGACGGCAGCCTGGCCCGGCTGGGCATCGAAGGTCTGGACGCCGTGCTGCCCGTTCACAGCCACTTCGACCACGTCATGGATAGCGCGGTGGTCGCCGGGCGGACCGGGGCGGTCGTGGTCGGCGGGGAGTCGACCGCCAACGTCGGACGCGGGGGCGGCCTGCCCGAGGACAGGGTGGTCATCGCCACGCCCGGACAACCGGTGCCGCTGGGCGCCTTCGACGTCACGCTCGTCGAGGGCCACCACTGTCCGCCTGACCGCTTCCCCGGCAGCATGAGCGCTCCGGTGGTGCCCCCGGTGCGGGTTTCGGCCTACCGCTGCGGTGAGGCGTGGTCGACGCTGATCCGGCACCGGCCCAGCGGACGCAGCCTTCTGCTGGTGGGCAGCGCCGGTTTCGCGGCGGGTGCGCTCGTCGGTCATCACGCCGATGTGGTGTACCTGGGCATCGGCCAACTGGGGCTTCAGCCCGAGTCCTACATCGTCGACTACTGGACCGAGACGGTGCGCACAGTCGGCGCCCGCCGCGTTGTCCTGGTGCACTGGGATGACTTCTTCCGGCCACTGCACGAACCGCTGCGGGCGCTGCCATACGCGGGTGACGATCTGGATGTCTCGATGCGAGTGCTCACCCAATTGGCCCGCGAAGACGCTGTGCCGCTGCATCTTCCGACACTGTGGGCGCGCAGCGACCCGTGGAGCTGA
- a CDS encoding metal ABC transporter ATP-binding protein, with protein sequence MSTSEPVALSLDDVSVVRGGRLIWSEGTFEVPAGGIVAVIGSSGSGKTTLLHAVLGMIPTASGEIRVLGKPPGEATGLIGYVPQNYAAAAGGAIRARDAVMLGLTGNRWGFGRPEAAQRRRVDEILKAVDAGDFASRRLSQLSGGQRQRIAIAAALVGRPRLLILDEPLTSLDVRNQRAIVGLLARIRDDFGVTIIVVAHDLNPLLGILDGAIYLLDGHAHFDTMDEVVDEELLTHLYGTSIQVVHTPQGELYMRSV encoded by the coding sequence GTGTCGACATCTGAGCCCGTGGCGCTGTCCCTCGATGACGTCAGCGTCGTTCGCGGCGGCCGGCTGATCTGGTCGGAGGGCACATTCGAGGTGCCTGCGGGCGGCATCGTCGCGGTCATCGGATCGAGCGGTTCGGGCAAGACCACGTTGTTGCACGCGGTGCTGGGGATGATCCCGACGGCCTCCGGGGAGATCCGGGTGCTCGGCAAGCCGCCGGGCGAGGCCACCGGGCTCATCGGCTATGTCCCACAGAACTACGCGGCCGCGGCCGGCGGCGCGATCAGGGCCCGTGACGCAGTGATGCTCGGACTGACCGGCAACCGTTGGGGTTTCGGCAGGCCGGAGGCTGCACAGCGTCGGCGGGTGGACGAGATCCTGAAGGCAGTCGACGCGGGCGACTTTGCCTCGCGTCGGCTGTCACAACTCTCCGGTGGTCAGCGTCAGCGCATCGCCATCGCCGCGGCGCTCGTCGGAAGGCCGCGACTGCTCATCCTCGACGAGCCGTTGACGTCGCTCGACGTGCGCAACCAGCGCGCCATCGTCGGACTGCTGGCCCGGATCCGGGATGACTTCGGCGTCACCATCATCGTTGTCGCCCACGATCTCAACCCGCTGCTGGGGATCCTCGACGGTGCGATCTACCTGCTCGACGGGCATGCCCACTTCGACACCATGGACGAGGTCGTCGACGAGGAACTGCTGACCCACCTGTATGGCACGTCGATCCAGGTCGTGCACACCCCGCAGGGCGAGCTCTACATGCGGAGCGTGTGA